In Lagopus muta isolate bLagMut1 chromosome 6, bLagMut1 primary, whole genome shotgun sequence, one DNA window encodes the following:
- the PRPF19 gene encoding pre-mRNA-processing factor 19: MALICSISNEVPEHPCVSPVSNHVYERRLIEKYIAENGTDPVNNQPLSEEQLIDIKVAHPIRPKPPSATSIPAILKALQDEWDAVMLHSFTLRQQLQTTRQELSHALYQHDAACRVIARLTKEVTAAREALATLKPQAGLIVPQAVPSSQPNVPGAGESMELGELAGMTPEIIQKLQDKATVLTTERKKRGKTVPEELVKPEELSKYRQVASHVGLHSASIPGILALDLCPSDTNKILTGGADKNVIVFDKSSEQILATLKGHSKKVTSVVFHPSQDLVFSASPDATIRIWSVPNASCVQVVRAHEGSVTGLSLHATGDYLLSSSDDQYWAFSDIQTGRVLTKVTDESSGCALTCAQFHPDGLIFGTGTMDSQIKIWDLKERTNVANFPGHSGPITSIAFSENGYYLATAADDSSVKLWDLRKLKNFKTLQLDNNFEVKSLIFDQSGTYLALGGTDVQIYICKQWTEILHFTEHSGLTTGVAFGHHAKFIASTGMDRSLKFYSL; this comes from the exons ATGGCTCTCATCTGCTCCA TCTCCAACGAGGTCCCCGAGCACCCGTGCGTGTCGCCGGTGTCCAACCACGTGTACGAGCGGCGGCTGATCGAGAAATACATTGCGGAGAACGGCACCGACCCCGTCAACAACCAGCCCTTGTCCGAAGAGCAGCTCATAGACATCAAAG TTGCCCATCCCATCCGGCCCAAGCCACCATCGGCCACCAGCATCCCGGCCATCCTGAAGGCGCTGCAGGATGAGTGG GATGCCGTCATGCTGCACAGCTTCACGCTGCGCCAGCAGCTGCAAACCACGCGCCAGGAGCTGTCCCACGCGCTGTACCAGCATGATGCTGCCTGCCGTGTCATCGCACGGCTTACCAAGGAGGTCACTGCTGCCAGAGAAG ctctggCCACACTGAAACCGCAGGCCGGCCTTATCGTGCCACAGGCAGTGCCGTCCTCACAGCCTAATGTGCCG GGAGCAGGGGAGTCCATGGAGCTGGGTGAGCTTGCAGGCATGACCCCTGAGATTATCCAGAAG CTTCAAGACAAGGCCACTGTGCTGACCACAGAGCGCAAGAAG agggGCAAAACAGTGCCAGAGGAGCTGGTGAAGCCAGAGGAGCTCAGCAAGTACCGGCAGGTTGCCTCGCATGTG GGGCTGCACAGTGCCAGCATTCCAGGAATCCTGGCCTTGGACCTCTGTCCTTCCGACACCAACAAGATCCTCACTG GTGGGGCTGATAAAAATGTCATCGTCTTTGATAAGAGCTCGGAGCAGATCCTGGCGACACTCAAGGGCCACTCTAAGAAGGTCACCAGTGTTGTGTTCCACCCCTCACAG GATTTGGTGTTCTCAGCTTCTCCTGATGCCACCATCCGGATCTGGTCTGTGCCCAATGCTTCCTGTGTGCAGGTTGTCCGTGCCCATGAGGGCTCTGTGACAGGGCTCAGCCTGCATGCCACGGGTGATTACCTTCTGAGCTCTTCTGATGACCAG TACTGGGCCTTCTCAGACATCCAGACGGGCCGTGTTCTCACCAAGGTGACAGATGAGAGCTCTGGCTGCG CCCTCACCTGTGCCCAATTCCACCCAGATGGGCTCATCTTTGGAACGGGAACGATGGATTCTCAGATCAAAATCTGGGATCTGAAG GAACGCACCAACGTGGCCAACTTCCCAGGGCACTCGGGCCCCATCACCAGCATTGCCTTCTCTGAGAACGGCTACTACCTGGCCACAGCTGCAGACGACTCCTCTGTCAAGCTCTGGGACTTGCGTAAACTGAAGAACTTCAAGACGTTGCAGCTGGACAATAACTTCGAG GTGAAGTCTCTCATCTTTGACCAGAGTGGCACCTACCTGGCGCTGGGCGGCACAGACGTCCAGATCTACATCTGCAAGCAGTGGACAGAAATCCTCCACTTCACTG agcacagtggCCTCACCACAGGGGTGGCTTTTGGCCACCATGCCAAGTTCATCGCCTCGACAGGCATGGACCGCAGCCTGAAGTTCTACAGCCTGTAG
- the TMEM109 gene encoding transmembrane protein 109, with product MGAFGGAMAALNETLWQLGHTAWASLEGCLGAEPLHLLAESLLAALWLTASAISSGLAVLSRALGDLLDACGLHGAWLAGSVALSPGAVQRVLLWGLLAVMWVHLLPWLLGRVVALLRPVLRWLRLCVFLGAFLHVAAAEGSGLVVRAAMLLGLWGLYVLLGGGRAPSPSPAAHLEAAVRSLEWKVEELRRRQQRYGPARGRAEE from the exons ATGGGGGCTTTCGGCGGTGCCATGGCTGCCTTGAATGAGACCCTGTGGCAGCTGGGCCACACCGCCTGGGCCAGCCTGGAGGGCTGCCTGGGAGCCGAGCCGCTGCACCTGCTGGCCGAG agcctgctggctgcactctGGCTCACCGCCTCGGCCATCTCATCGGGCCTGGCCgtgctgagcagagcactgggggatCTGCTGGACGCCTGCGGCTTGCACG GGGCCTGGCTGGCGGGCAGCGTGGCGCTGAGCCCCGGCGCGGTGCAGCGGGTCTTGCTGTGGGGGCTGTTAGCTGTGATGTGGGTCCACCTCCTGCCATGGCTGCTGGGCCGGGTCGTGGCACTGCTGCGGCCCGTGCTGCGCTGGCTGCGGCTCTGTGTCTTCCTGGGAGCCTTCCTGCACGTGGCGGCGGCAGAGGGCAGCGGCCTCGTGGTTCGGGCGGCcatgctgctggggctgtgggggctctacgtgctgctgggaggtggcAGGGCCCCCTcgcccagccctgctgcacaccTGGAGGCTGCTGTGCGCAGCCTGGAGTGGAAGGTGGAGGAGCTGCGGAGGAGGCAGCAGCGCTATGGGCCAGCACGGGGCCGTGCGGAGGAGTGA